Proteins from one Deltaproteobacteria bacterium genomic window:
- a CDS encoding zinc ribbon domain-containing protein, whose product MAEILPGPVCHSCGMLIMNKDEFGCEANLTVMNTFYCRYCYWKGQFTEPDITKEEMLEKLSSAMMTSKNISKEEASEMAWSRMKLLKRWKGK is encoded by the coding sequence ATGGCGGAAATACTACCGGGCCCGGTTTGCCACAGCTGCGGCATGCTCATAATGAACAAGGACGAGTTCGGCTGCGAGGCGAACCTTACCGTAATGAACACCTTCTACTGCAGGTACTGCTACTGGAAGGGGCAGTTTACCGAGCCGGATATCACAAAGGAAGAGATGCTTGAGAAGCTCTCTTCCGCCATGATGACCAGCAAGAACATCTCGAAGGAAGAGGCCAGCGAGATGGCCTGGAGCAGGATGAAGCTCCTTAAGAGGTGGAAGGGGAAGTAA
- a CDS encoding histidine triad nucleotide-binding protein, with protein sequence MSDCIFCRIGRKEVKSEIVLESEKLIAIKDINPQAPTHILIIPKAHYETLMDCDDKELLSDMLETAKALAKKLGLDKRGFRTVINTNEEGGQTVFHLHMHFMAGRLLLGRMG encoded by the coding sequence ATGAGCGATTGCATATTCTGCCGTATCGGGAGGAAAGAAGTCAAATCCGAAATCGTCCTCGAAAGCGAGAAGCTCATCGCCATAAAGGACATCAACCCTCAGGCCCCCACGCACATCCTCATAATCCCCAAGGCCCATTACGAAACGCTCATGGACTGCGATGATAAAGAGCTCCTTTCCGATATGCTCGAGACCGCAAAGGCCCTGGCGAAAAAGCTCGGGCTGGACAAGAGGGGTTTCCGCACCGTCATAAACACAAATGAGGAGGGCGGCCAGACCGTCTTCCATCTGCATATGCATTTCATGGCCGGGAGGCTTCTTCTCGGCAGGATGGGATAA
- a CDS encoding superoxide dismutase has product MPQHQPKKFDLKPEGLSEAQISNHRDILYVGYINKLNEIEDKQKKADLGTANQVFSDWRALKIEETFAYNAVVLHELYFENLMGKGGKPSGKLSDLIAKEWGSFEKWSEEFKACGMSCRGWVVTALSLYDGKLHNYCLDAHNEKVPMNVVPILIMDVYEHAYFMDYGAKRAPYIDAFMKNINWSACQKRLDRVDLDQVLKEAAS; this is encoded by the coding sequence ATGCCACAGCACCAGCCAAAGAAGTTCGACCTCAAGCCCGAGGGCCTCTCCGAAGCGCAGATATCGAACCACAGGGACATACTCTACGTCGGCTACATCAATAAGTTGAACGAGATAGAGGATAAGCAGAAGAAGGCCGACCTCGGAACGGCAAACCAGGTCTTCTCGGACTGGAGGGCCTTGAAGATAGAAGAGACCTTCGCCTACAACGCCGTCGTCCTCCACGAGCTCTACTTCGAGAACCTCATGGGCAAGGGCGGCAAGCCGTCAGGGAAGCTCTCGGACCTTATCGCGAAGGAATGGGGCTCGTTCGAGAAGTGGTCCGAGGAGTTCAAGGCCTGCGGCATGTCGTGCAGGGGCTGGGTCGTTACGGCCCTCTCGCTCTACGACGGCAAGCTCCACAACTACTGCCTGGACGCGCACAACGAGAAGGTCCCTATGAACGTGGTTCCGATACTCATAATGGACGTCTACGAGCACGCCTATTTCATGGACTACGGCGCAAAAAGGGCGCCCTACATCGACGCGTTCATGAAGAACATCAACTGGAGCGCATGCCAGAAGCGGCTCGACAGGGTGGACCTCGACCAGGTGCTGAAAGAGGCGGCGAGCTGA
- a CDS encoding tetratricopeptide repeat protein encodes MKKVRALAFFSFLALASCGVVEVKDSTPLSFDEHMRLGSIYESQGKYELALREYESAQAIDTKEARAYFALGNIYLRAGEYGKAEKSYTRAIELGPRPEYYNNLAWALMEKGDLAAARASAEEALKSSPPKEKFIYLDTLGVLDMRDGEYESAEEKFLQAASTVPNGRAEALSEIYRHLRELYKASGEPEKASTIDQKLEIFRGGVKDGL; translated from the coding sequence TTGAAAAAGGTCCGCGCTCTCGCGTTTTTTTCATTTCTTGCGCTTGCGTCATGCGGGGTAGTGGAAGTCAAGGACTCGACCCCGCTTTCGTTCGACGAGCATATGAGGCTCGGGTCCATTTATGAGTCGCAAGGGAAATATGAGCTGGCGTTACGCGAATACGAGAGCGCGCAGGCCATCGATACCAAAGAAGCCCGGGCCTATTTCGCCCTGGGGAATATCTATTTGAGGGCGGGCGAGTACGGTAAGGCGGAAAAGAGCTATACCCGGGCAATCGAGCTTGGGCCGAGGCCGGAGTACTACAATAATCTTGCATGGGCGCTAATGGAAAAAGGCGACCTGGCGGCGGCAAGGGCCTCGGCTGAAGAGGCGCTCAAAAGCTCTCCTCCCAAGGAAAAATTTATTTACCTCGACACGCTCGGTGTACTGGATATGAGGGACGGGGAGTATGAGTCAGCAGAGGAAAAGTTCCTCCAGGCAGCCAGCACGGTGCCCAATGGGCGCGCCGAAGCGCTCTCCGAGATATACAGGCATCTCCGCGAGCTTTACAAGGCAAGCGGAGAGCCGGAGAAGGCCTCCACAATCGACCAGAAGCTCGAAATATTCAGGGGCGGAGTAAAAGACGGGCTTTGA
- a CDS encoding zinc ribbon domain-containing protein: MPIYEYICKDCGKEFEALQKFSEKPLKKCIHCSGKVERKISSSSFHLKGSGWYKTDYASKSTSKESKKESDTPKPDCSSCPSC; encoded by the coding sequence ATGCCGATCTATGAATATATCTGCAAGGACTGCGGCAAGGAGTTCGAGGCGCTGCAGAAGTTTTCCGAAAAGCCCCTCAAGAAATGCATCCACTGCTCGGGCAAAGTGGAGAGAAAGATATCCTCTTCATCCTTCCACCTGAAGGGCTCGGGCTGGTACAAGACCGATTACGCGTCAAAGAGCACGTCAAAGGAGTCCAAAAAAGAATCGGACACGCCGAAGCCCGACTGCTCGTCCTGCCCGTCCTGCTGA
- a CDS encoding inositol monophosphatase, whose product MRNEVRGIAVQAAKRAGSLLKERLGKYGEVEFKGAIDLVTEADRASEDLIMGEIRKAFPGHGILTEESPEVVKDSPFKWIIDPLDGTTNYSHGFPFFCVSIAFEEEGAVVFGAVYDPMLDELYTAERGRGAFLNGKEIRVSSADSLGRSLLATGFPYDLRVADDNNLDHFSAFSLKAQAIRRAGSAALDLCYTASNRFDGYWEMKLRPWDVAAGALMVKEAGGLVTDFGGGPFSIYGRECLASNGKIHGHMIKVLKGLDPDA is encoded by the coding sequence ATGCGAAACGAGGTCAGGGGAATAGCCGTTCAGGCCGCGAAGCGGGCGGGAAGCCTACTTAAGGAGCGGCTCGGGAAATACGGCGAGGTGGAGTTCAAGGGCGCTATAGACCTTGTTACTGAGGCCGACCGCGCATCCGAGGACCTCATAATGGGGGAGATAAGGAAGGCCTTTCCAGGCCACGGCATCCTTACCGAGGAGAGCCCGGAGGTGGTGAAGGACTCGCCGTTCAAATGGATAATAGACCCGCTCGACGGCACTACGAACTATTCACACGGCTTCCCCTTCTTCTGCGTCTCCATCGCCTTCGAGGAGGAAGGGGCGGTCGTATTCGGGGCCGTATACGACCCCATGCTCGACGAGCTATACACGGCTGAAAGGGGCCGGGGCGCCTTCCTTAACGGCAAGGAGATAAGGGTCTCTTCCGCGGACTCGCTCGGCAGGAGCCTACTTGCGACCGGCTTCCCCTATGATCTCCGTGTCGCTGACGACAATAACCTCGACCATTTTTCGGCCTTTTCGCTCAAGGCCCAGGCCATAAGGAGGGCGGGCTCGGCTGCCCTGGACCTCTGCTACACTGCCTCTAACAGGTTCGACGGGTACTGGGAGATGAAACTCCGGCCCTGGGACGTAGCGGCAGGCGCGCTCATGGTTAAGGAGGCCGGAGGGCTGGTGACCGACTTTGGCGGCGGCCCTTTTTCAATCTACGGCAGGGAATGCCTTGCATCCAACGGCAAAATACACGGGCACATGATAAAGGTGCTTAAGGGACTCGACCCGGATGCTTAA
- the ilvA gene encoding threonine ammonia-lyase, translating into MSKALSDLVREAAERFKGVISPTPLIYSSSLSRLFGFECHLKLENLQKTGSFKARGAFFKISSLSDVEKSAGVIAASSGNHAQGVAWAASLLGVKSLIVMPETTPIVKFVATKGYGGEVLIRGRNFIESFAHARELSAQRGLTLIHPFDDYSIIAGQGTIGLEIIEAAPDADAIVVPVGGGGLISGIASIVKEKNPGIKVIGVEAAASSSCIESLRRGEPSEVEERPTIADGIAVKRPGEKTFKIIKELVDEVNDAGEDSIAWAIVQLLERKKLVVEGAGAVGVAAAIEGKLPKTIKKAIFVLSGGNIDVTTLDRIIRLGLIREGRILRLSALIPDEPGSLARLTADIAALKANILHVIHEREAVSAPINTIRLEIVLETEGHRHSERIRKELEGKGYGI; encoded by the coding sequence ATGTCCAAGGCCCTTTCTGACCTCGTAAGGGAAGCAGCGGAAAGGTTCAAAGGGGTCATAAGCCCCACACCGCTCATATACTCTTCCAGCCTCTCCAGGCTCTTCGGCTTCGAATGCCACCTTAAGCTCGAAAACCTCCAGAAGACCGGCTCCTTCAAGGCGCGCGGGGCCTTCTTCAAAATATCCTCTCTTTCAGACGTGGAAAAATCAGCGGGAGTAATAGCCGCCTCGTCTGGCAATCACGCCCAGGGTGTGGCGTGGGCCGCGTCGCTCCTTGGCGTGAAATCGCTCATAGTTATGCCCGAGACGACACCCATCGTCAAGTTCGTGGCCACAAAGGGATACGGCGGCGAGGTTTTGATCCGCGGCAGGAATTTCATCGAGTCCTTCGCGCACGCGAGGGAGCTTTCCGCCCAGAGGGGCCTGACGCTAATCCATCCTTTTGACGATTATTCGATAATCGCCGGGCAGGGAACCATAGGCCTTGAGATAATTGAGGCCGCGCCGGATGCGGACGCCATCGTTGTGCCGGTGGGCGGAGGCGGCCTCATCTCGGGGATTGCCTCGATAGTGAAGGAGAAAAACCCGGGCATAAAGGTAATAGGTGTTGAGGCCGCGGCCTCGAGCTCGTGCATCGAATCCCTTAGAAGGGGCGAGCCATCGGAGGTCGAGGAGAGGCCCACCATCGCCGACGGAATAGCCGTAAAGCGCCCCGGTGAGAAGACCTTTAAGATAATAAAAGAGCTTGTAGACGAGGTCAATGACGCGGGCGAGGACTCTATCGCATGGGCGATAGTGCAGCTCCTTGAAAGGAAAAAGCTCGTCGTGGAGGGCGCGGGCGCGGTGGGCGTTGCAGCGGCCATCGAAGGGAAGCTCCCGAAAACGATCAAGAAGGCCATCTTCGTCCTTAGCGGCGGGAATATCGACGTTACTACGCTTGACAGGATAATAAGGCTCGGGCTCATACGGGAAGGGAGGATATTGAGGCTGTCGGCCCTAATACCCGACGAGCCAGGCTCGCTTGCCCGCCTCACCGCCGACATAGCCGCGCTCAAGGCCAACATCCTCCACGTGATACACGAGAGGGAGGCCGTATCCGCGCCCATCAACACCATCCGGCTCGAGATAGTGCTTGAGACCGAAGGCCACCGTCATTCTGAAAGGATAAGAAAAGAGCTTGAGGGAAAGGGATATGGGATTTGA
- a CDS encoding inositol monophosphatase: MDFKEVATRAALRAGAAVREGFGRPLSVKSKGVEGVVTESDFLSERIIKEEIRSAFPDHGILSEESPEEKGSIPYRWIIDPLDGTTNYSHSFPHFSVSIALEENGKVVLGVVLDPLRDELFLAEAGKGARLNGKAIQVSRTEKLGRSLLAIDFPRDLAAKDGGIFRDFAALSRKAQALRRAGSAALELCYVAAGRLEGYWNPRFHSWDAAAGWLILNEAGGMITDLNGGPFSLGSGKCLATNGLVHEKILRILT, from the coding sequence ATGGACTTTAAAGAGGTCGCGACAAGGGCGGCCTTGAGGGCTGGCGCCGCCGTCAGGGAGGGTTTCGGCAGGCCTTTGTCGGTCAAGTCCAAGGGCGTCGAGGGAGTGGTAACGGAAAGCGACTTCCTCTCCGAACGCATCATAAAGGAAGAGATACGCTCGGCCTTTCCGGACCACGGCATCCTCTCCGAGGAGAGCCCGGAAGAGAAGGGTAGCATCCCGTATCGCTGGATAATAGACCCGCTCGACGGCACGACAAACTACTCCCATTCATTCCCGCATTTCTCGGTATCCATAGCGCTTGAGGAGAATGGGAAGGTGGTCCTTGGGGTCGTCCTCGACCCTTTGCGGGACGAGCTGTTTTTGGCCGAGGCCGGGAAAGGGGCTCGGCTTAATGGAAAAGCCATTCAGGTATCCCGGACCGAAAAGCTCGGCAGAAGCCTCCTTGCGATCGATTTCCCGAGGGACTTGGCCGCAAAAGATGGCGGGATATTCAGGGACTTCGCCGCCCTTTCGAGAAAGGCGCAGGCCTTAAGACGCGCGGGCTCAGCCGCACTCGAGCTGTGCTACGTAGCCGCCGGGAGGCTTGAAGGATACTGGAACCCGAGGTTCCATTCGTGGGACGCCGCTGCAGGCTGGCTCATCCTGAACGAGGCCGGGGGCATGATAACCGACTTGAATGGCGGCCCCTTTTCGCTCGGCTCCGGCAAGTGCCTTGCGACTAACGGGCTCGTGCACGAAAAGATACTTCGAATTCTCACCTGA
- a CDS encoding 2-oxo acid dehydrogenase subunit E2 — protein sequence MEFEFRLPDLGEGITEGEVVKWRVKEGDRVEEHQVVVEVETDKAIVEVPSPRGGKVTGINKGERETVKVGETLMKIETEAAAEEKAPEKKAEEEKRARPPSVSVVGALPEKEEVTASPKARSLAKKLGVDLSTVRGTGPGGMVTEADVKAASEGRPAPPRPPEKEEAVERAYEPRLEERPKPPEEKRPEERPPAPGQDKYGPVERVPIRGIRKAIAKNLLASQKTAAFVTGMDDADVTELWALRKREARVAKERGVHLTFLPFFIKAAQHALAAYPRVNASVDEQSGEIIIKKYYNIGFAVDTPEGLMVSVVKNVEKKTILDLAAELQELSLKARERKITLEELRGSTFTISNYGSFGGTYATPIMNHPDVAILGTGKISDRPWVVNGSIAIRKVLPISFTFDHRVIDGADAARFVNRIVAYLEDPGRIFIESS from the coding sequence ATGGAATTCGAATTCCGGCTCCCGGACCTCGGCGAGGGCATAACCGAGGGCGAGGTGGTGAAATGGCGCGTAAAGGAGGGCGACCGAGTAGAGGAGCACCAGGTCGTCGTCGAGGTGGAGACAGACAAGGCCATTGTCGAGGTCCCGTCCCCGAGGGGAGGAAAGGTAACCGGCATCAATAAGGGCGAGCGTGAGACGGTCAAGGTCGGCGAGACCCTGATGAAGATCGAGACAGAAGCCGCCGCCGAGGAAAAGGCCCCTGAAAAGAAAGCCGAGGAGGAGAAGAGGGCGAGGCCTCCGTCCGTATCGGTAGTCGGCGCGCTCCCTGAAAAGGAGGAGGTCACGGCGTCGCCAAAGGCGCGCTCTCTCGCCAAGAAGCTTGGAGTGGACCTCTCGACCGTAAGAGGCACAGGCCCGGGCGGCATGGTAACCGAGGCGGACGTAAAGGCGGCTTCCGAAGGAAGGCCCGCCCCTCCCAGGCCGCCGGAAAAGGAAGAGGCCGTAGAGAGGGCTTACGAGCCGAGGCTTGAAGAAAGGCCCAAGCCTCCCGAGGAAAAACGGCCCGAAGAAAGACCGCCCGCGCCCGGACAGGACAAATACGGGCCTGTCGAGCGGGTCCCCATAAGAGGCATAAGAAAGGCCATAGCCAAGAACCTCCTCGCGAGCCAGAAGACAGCCGCGTTCGTTACCGGCATGGATGACGCCGACGTTACCGAGCTATGGGCCCTCCGGAAAAGAGAAGCCAGGGTCGCGAAGGAAAGAGGGGTGCACCTCACCTTTCTTCCCTTCTTCATAAAGGCCGCGCAGCATGCCCTTGCAGCCTACCCGCGTGTAAACGCCTCGGTCGACGAGCAGTCGGGCGAGATAATCATTAAAAAATATTACAACATCGGCTTTGCCGTGGACACGCCCGAGGGGCTCATGGTCTCGGTAGTGAAGAATGTAGAGAAAAAGACCATACTCGATCTTGCCGCGGAACTGCAGGAGCTTTCCTTGAAGGCCAGGGAAAGGAAAATAACCCTGGAAGAGCTCAGGGGATCTACATTCACGATAAGTAATTACGGGAGCTTCGGCGGCACCTATGCGACACCGATAATGAACCACCCGGATGTGGCGATACTAGGCACGGGGAAGATAAGCGACAGGCCCTGGGTAGTGAACGGCTCAATTGCGATAAGGAAGGTGCTCCCGATTTCATTCACCTTCGACCACAGGGTCATAGACGGCGCGGACGCAGCCCGGTTCGTTAACAGGATAGTAGCCTATCTCGAAGACCCCGGGAGGATATTCATTGAGAGTTCGTGA
- the rlmB gene encoding 23S rRNA (guanosine(2251)-2'-O)-methyltransferase RlmB, whose amino-acid sequence MRTIYGINPVLEALRSGAVIDRIVISEGRTGRAAFDILKLASQKKVEVLKAAAQELTKIAGSERHQGVVALLHEEFRYSDIEDLIAAWKTKGGQAFFLVLDSVQDPQNLGSLVRTANAAGVHGVIIPKDRAAEVTPAVVKASAGATEHTLIAREVNITRAIERLKEEGVWAVAVEAGCRDTLWGTDLDRDLALVIGSEGKGIRRLVRESCDLCASIPMAGQVNSLNAAQAGAIAMFEALRQRGK is encoded by the coding sequence TTGAGGACAATATACGGAATAAACCCGGTGCTTGAGGCGTTGCGCTCGGGGGCCGTTATCGACAGGATCGTCATCTCCGAGGGGAGGACCGGCAGGGCGGCATTCGATATCCTGAAGCTCGCCAGCCAGAAAAAGGTCGAGGTCCTAAAGGCCGCCGCCCAGGAGCTTACGAAGATTGCCGGGTCCGAGAGGCACCAGGGGGTCGTTGCGCTCCTCCACGAGGAGTTCAGGTATTCGGATATCGAAGACCTCATAGCCGCGTGGAAGACAAAGGGCGGGCAGGCCTTCTTTCTCGTCCTCGACTCGGTACAGGACCCGCAGAACCTCGGCTCTCTCGTAAGGACGGCCAATGCGGCAGGGGTGCACGGCGTCATTATCCCGAAAGACAGGGCGGCCGAGGTCACGCCCGCTGTCGTAAAGGCGTCAGCTGGCGCGACCGAGCACACCCTCATAGCCCGGGAAGTGAACATCACGAGGGCCATAGAGAGGCTCAAGGAGGAAGGGGTCTGGGCGGTGGCCGTTGAGGCCGGGTGCAGGGACACGCTCTGGGGCACGGACCTCGATAGAGACCTCGCCCTTGTCATCGGGAGCGAAGGGAAGGGCATAAGGAGACTCGTGCGAGAAAGCTGCGACCTCTGCGCCTCCATCCCCATGGCCGGTCAGGTCAACTCGCTTAATGCTGCGCAGGCCGGGGCCATAGCGATGTTCGAGGCCCTGAGGCAGCGGGGAAAATAG
- a CDS encoding alpha-ketoacid dehydrogenase subunit beta yields the protein MARLNLVQAINQALAQEMERDRDVIVIGEDVGKDGGVFRVTQGLLDKFGPDRVMDTPLSELGIIGTAVGLSAYGMKPVAEIQFMGFTYAGLEQLFSHAARLRSRSRNRFTCPMVVRTPYGIGIKPPELHSESTEALFCHMPGIKVVVPSNPYSAKGLLTSAIRDPDPVFFLEASRLYRSIKAEVPEEEYTIPLGKASVYQEGNDITVVSWGTMLHRAAEASEDFDCEIIDLQTLRPYDEETVIKSVKKTGRLVVVYEATRIGGFGAEIAALVAEEAFEYLKAPVIRVAAPDAVIPMARLEDHYMPSPERIRAAYEKVMQY from the coding sequence GTGGCGAGGCTGAACCTTGTGCAAGCCATAAACCAGGCCCTCGCCCAGGAGATGGAGCGGGACAGGGACGTCATCGTAATCGGCGAGGACGTGGGAAAGGACGGAGGCGTTTTCAGGGTCACTCAGGGCCTCCTGGATAAATTCGGCCCGGACAGGGTCATGGATACGCCCCTTTCGGAGCTCGGCATCATAGGCACGGCGGTCGGGCTTTCGGCCTACGGCATGAAGCCGGTTGCCGAGATACAGTTCATGGGATTTACCTACGCAGGGCTTGAGCAGCTCTTTTCGCACGCCGCGCGCTTACGCTCCCGTTCAAGAAACCGTTTCACCTGCCCGATGGTCGTCCGCACCCCATACGGCATAGGCATAAAGCCGCCGGAACTGCATTCGGAATCGACCGAGGCGCTCTTCTGCCACATGCCGGGCATCAAAGTGGTCGTGCCTTCAAACCCGTACAGCGCCAAGGGCCTCCTTACCTCGGCAATAAGGGACCCCGATCCGGTATTTTTTCTGGAGGCATCAAGGCTATACAGGTCCATAAAGGCCGAGGTGCCGGAAGAGGAGTATACGATACCTCTCGGCAAGGCCTCCGTTTATCAGGAGGGGAATGACATTACGGTCGTCTCCTGGGGCACCATGCTCCACAGGGCCGCAGAGGCCTCAGAGGACTTCGACTGCGAGATAATAGACCTCCAGACGCTCCGCCCCTATGACGAGGAGACCGTAATAAAGTCGGTCAAGAAGACCGGCAGGCTCGTTGTCGTTTACGAGGCGACCCGGATCGGGGGCTTCGGTGCGGAGATAGCGGCACTCGTGGCTGAGGAGGCGTTCGAGTACCTGAAGGCCCCGGTAATAAGGGTGGCTGCGCCGGATGCCGTTATACCGATGGCAAGGCTCGAGGACCATTACATGCCCTCCCCCGAGAGGATCAGGGCGGCCTACGAGAAGGTAATGCAGTACTGA
- a CDS encoding phage holin family protein has protein sequence MLNIILRLIILTAGIFLASYLVPGVNVEGYGPAIKAAVLLGVMNLIIKPVLIVLTLPINILTLGLFTLVLNGLILWAVGWLISGFAIAGFLPALVGALVISLLSIVLNRFV, from the coding sequence ATGCTTAACATAATTCTCAGGCTCATTATACTCACGGCCGGGATATTCCTCGCCTCGTACCTGGTCCCCGGAGTAAACGTCGAGGGCTACGGCCCTGCGATAAAGGCGGCTGTCCTTCTCGGGGTCATGAACCTCATAATAAAGCCGGTCCTCATAGTCCTTACTCTACCCATAAACATACTCACCCTTGGTCTTTTCACGCTTGTGCTTAACGGCCTTATACTCTGGGCAGTCGGCTGGCTCATAAGCGGCTTTGCAATCGCGGGGTTCCTGCCGGCCCTGGTCGGGGCGCTCGTCATAAGCCTTCTAAGCATCGTCCTCAACAGGTTCGTCTGA
- the hisIE gene encoding bifunctional phosphoribosyl-AMP cyclohydrolase/phosphoribosyl-ATP diphosphatase HisIE, whose product MVLYPPVEPIQFDISPVKFNENGLVPAITQDSRTSEVLMMAWMDRVAVEKTLATGRAHYFSRSRGKLWLKGETSGNFQEVRSIRYDCDGDTLLLLVEPKGPACHTGERTCFYRALDGGEVKPTGPAVLTELMNVLGERKKADPAKSYVASLYAKGLTKILDKIEEESGELLDAASSKDNGQVVYEFSDLLFHCMVLLSEKGIGMDEIYGELARRFGISGIAEKEARSGK is encoded by the coding sequence ATGGTATTATATCCGCCTGTGGAACCGATCCAGTTCGACATAAGCCCGGTGAAATTCAACGAGAACGGGCTCGTGCCCGCCATTACGCAGGACTCCCGGACATCCGAGGTCCTCATGATGGCATGGATGGACAGGGTTGCCGTCGAGAAGACACTCGCTACCGGGAGGGCGCACTACTTTAGCCGCTCCCGTGGGAAGCTCTGGCTAAAGGGCGAGACATCCGGGAATTTCCAGGAGGTCCGGTCCATAAGGTACGACTGCGACGGGGATACACTTCTCTTGCTCGTCGAGCCAAAGGGGCCTGCCTGCCACACGGGCGAAAGGACCTGTTTTTACCGGGCCCTCGACGGGGGGGAGGTAAAGCCCACTGGCCCTGCCGTGCTAACGGAGCTCATGAATGTGCTCGGGGAGAGGAAGAAGGCCGACCCGGCGAAGTCATATGTCGCTTCGCTCTACGCGAAGGGCCTTACGAAGATACTAGATAAGATCGAGGAAGAATCGGGAGAGCTTCTTGATGCCGCAAGCTCAAAGGACAACGGCCAGGTGGTCTATGAGTTTTCGGACCTCCTCTTCCACTGCATGGTCCTCCTTTCAGAGAAGGGCATCGGCATGGACGAGATATACGGGGAGCTTGCGAGGCGTTTCGGCATATCCGGGATAGCGGAAAAGGAGGCGAGGAGCGGGAAATGA
- the pdhA gene encoding pyruvate dehydrogenase (acetyl-transferring) E1 component subunit alpha: MPTKTVSSSETKNIQIIDEKGEADGPLVSRFTEEDFRRFFETIILARTFNHRALSLQREGRLGTYASIWGQEASQIGSALAFGEEDWLFPSFRESGVYIARGYPIWMLYRYWAGDERGMQAPPGFKLFPMSVPVGTQIPHATGAAWAMKLKGHRKTAAVYFGDGGSSKGDFHEGLNFAGAFKVPAIFICQNNQWAISVPRARQTAAKTIAERAFGYGFEGVQVDGNDIAAVYKVTKDAIEKARADGGPTLIECFTYRLDDHTTADDSSRYRSDEEVEYWKEREPLKRLRTYMEKKGWWSKEYEEGVTKKAEERVDAEIKKAEAFEAPDPADIIKYTYGSLTPRQGRELKELKWRG; encoded by the coding sequence ATGCCTACAAAGACCGTTTCAAGCTCCGAGACGAAAAACATCCAGATAATCGATGAGAAGGGCGAGGCCGACGGACCGCTCGTAAGCCGGTTCACCGAGGAGGACTTCCGGCGCTTTTTCGAGACCATAATACTCGCCCGGACCTTCAACCACAGGGCCTTGAGCCTCCAGAGGGAAGGGCGGCTCGGCACCTATGCCTCAATCTGGGGGCAGGAGGCCTCCCAGATAGGCTCGGCCCTCGCCTTCGGAGAAGAGGACTGGCTATTTCCTTCTTTCAGGGAATCCGGGGTCTACATCGCCAGGGGCTATCCCATATGGATGCTCTACCGCTACTGGGCCGGGGACGAACGCGGCATGCAGGCCCCCCCGGGCTTTAAACTCTTTCCCATGAGCGTGCCCGTGGGCACCCAGATACCGCACGCCACTGGCGCGGCCTGGGCCATGAAGCTCAAGGGGCACAGGAAAACGGCGGCAGTCTACTTCGGGGACGGCGGCTCGTCAAAGGGCGATTTTCACGAGGGGCTCAACTTTGCCGGCGCCTTCAAGGTCCCGGCCATATTCATATGCCAGAACAACCAGTGGGCCATATCCGTGCCGAGGGCCAGGCAGACCGCCGCCAAAACGATAGCCGAGAGGGCCTTCGGTTACGGCTTCGAGGGCGTCCAGGTGGACGGAAACGACATCGCGGCCGTATATAAGGTCACGAAGGACGCGATAGAGAAAGCCAGGGCAGACGGAGGGCCTACCCTCATAGAGTGTTTCACATACCGCCTCGACGACCACACGACGGCCGACGACTCGTCAAGATATAGAAGCGACGAAGAGGTCGAGTACTGGAAGGAGAGGGAGCCCCTTAAGAGGCTCAGGACATATATGGAAAAAAAGGGTTGGTGGTCGAAGGAATACGAGGAGGGCGTTACGAAGAAGGCCGAGGAGAGGGTCGATGCCGAGATAAAGAAGGCCGAGGCGTTCGAGGCACCGGACCCGGCCGACATCATAAAATACACCTATGGCTCGCTTACCCCGAGGCAGGGCCGGGAGTTGAAGGAGTTAAAGTGGCGAGGCTGA